A part of Candidatus Chromulinivoraceae bacterium genomic DNA contains:
- a CDS encoding M15 family metallopeptidase: protein MALAQTRGSYHCTIYRWVIVVSLVVALTHSWNLAAPKAPQVAIKTTSPVATAPAPVPKIPPFDKNKYSHIDPASLRVVVNKQHPMNPKDYVPSDIILGRDGYQYSLRISADLNALVDAAAQQGVTLNMSSAYRSYANQTALFNNYTAQYGQATAETISARPGYSEHQTGLAVDIGGASSPNCNFNACFGDTVEGKWLAAHANDFGFVIRYQKETTNLTGYAYEPWHVRYVGHELAAEYKKEGTTSLEAFLT from the coding sequence ATGGCACTCGCGCAAACTCGGGGTAGTTATCATTGCACTATTTATCGTTGGGTCATTGTTGTTTCGCTGGTTGTAGCGCTAACCCACTCATGGAATCTTGCTGCACCAAAAGCACCCCAGGTAGCCATAAAAACGACGAGTCCCGTTGCCACAGCTCCTGCGCCAGTTCCAAAAATACCCCCATTCGATAAAAATAAGTATTCACACATCGACCCTGCAAGTCTTCGGGTTGTCGTTAATAAACAGCATCCTATGAACCCAAAAGATTACGTACCAAGTGATATTATCCTCGGTCGCGACGGCTATCAATACAGTTTGCGTATTAGTGCCGATCTAAACGCTCTCGTGGATGCTGCTGCTCAGCAGGGCGTTACTCTAAATATGAGTAGCGCCTATCGTTCGTATGCTAACCAGACGGCTTTATTCAACAACTACACCGCCCAATATGGCCAAGCCACAGCCGAGACCATTAGCGCTAGGCCAGGTTACAGTGAGCACCAAACGGGCCTTGCCGTAGATATTGGCGGAGCCTCAAGTCCAAACTGTAACTTTAACGCCTGTTTTGGTGATACGGTTGAAGGCAAATGGCTCGCAGCACACGCTAACGATTTTGGCTTTGTTATTCGATATCAAAAAGAAACCACTAACCTCACCGGATACGCTTACGAACCTTGGCATGTACGCTACGTCGGTCATGAACTGGCTGCAGAGTATAAAAAAGAAGGCACTACGTCACTTGAAGCATTTTTGACATAA